AGGCTATCTGCGTCCACATCCTGCAAGCTGACAGGAAGCGATTCTGTTCGAGTTGATCCGACAACTCCTCTGTCGCGACTGGAGGAATGCCGCCAAGGGATTGGATCGTCTCCGAGCACCGTGGTAGGAAGTCGATCAGTCTTTGCAGCTTGCTCCATCCAGTGAGGCCGCGGCGGTGAGTGATGAGCGTCACTCACTCGGGCGTATGCGTTGTATGGGAGAGCCGTTGAACCGGACAGTGTTTTCCCGCGACTTGGAACCGATGCGATTGGGAATGGCATAGTCGTTGCATAGTCATTCGTTCCACAGTCCCAGCGTTTTGTTGGGACGCACTCGAATGAAGGAATTTGCAATGGCCAATGAGACTGGAATCATCGAAGAAACGAAGAAAGCCGTTACCGACAATGAGCGTCCGCTCGGCGAGCAGGCACCGGGAACACCATTTATGTTCGTCGCTCTGAGCTACCTGGCTGTCTTGGCCGTGGTCTCGGGCGTTGTGGCTCTGATCATGTGGTCATCGAGCTGAGGCATTCTCGGCCGGAGTGGCGAGCGTATACTGCGAGGCATCGCACCTGGGTAGGCGCTCTGTCACAGACGAATCAAATCGCCAGCCGAACGCCTCATGGTGGGTGGTCGAGAGCGTCATTCGAGCGGCTTCGCGATGCTGACGAGCGGGCTGGCACGAAGATGCCTCCACGATTGAGGCGAGAACCCGCTGTTCGTCCGAGACGTACCCTTCTGAGGTATCGCTGGACAACGAGAGCACGAGCGGTTCGATTCACCGCGGAAAAGGTGTTCTATTTAGCTGACGTTCGCCTGTGAGAGCTGTTTAATTTCGTTGAGCAGTTGTTCTAGTTTCGGCGTTACGGAAGCGTGCGTTTCTTTTGTTGCCGCACCATCGTCTCTTCTGGCTGCATCGATGAACGGTTGCAGTTCGTCAACGGGTGGTCCGCTTTCGAAGGTGCTTAACAATCCTTTCAGCGCGTGCCCAACCCGGGCGGCTTCGCTGAGGTCCTGACTCTCGACGTGACCGTGCATTTGCTCCAGCATTGGCGGGCCGTCTTCAGCGGCGATGTTCGCAAGCATCACGAGCATGTCTTCATCGCCTGCGACTCGCTGAAGAGCAGCGGCGAAGCGTTTCCGTTGGGCGTCGTTCATTGGAGGGTTGATGGGGAAGGTGGATCGAGCGAATGCCGATCGCTGGAAGGAGGCGTGGGGAGTTTGTCGAAATCGCTGGACGACAAACTTTATGGCGTGCGTCAACCACACGCCGCCGAATGATCGGCGGCCAATGGTTGTCGATTCGCGACTCAACCGCAACGTCGCTCTTTAGAACAATGTTGTAGGAGTTGATGCGATCGCGAAGTTTGCCACGCGTGATGCCGAGAATTTCAGCGGCTTGGCTCTGGTTGCCGTCAGTGGATTGAAGCACTTGAAGGATGACAAAGCGTTCCATGTACTCCATCGACTCACCGTAAACGTTGGTCGACTTTTCTTTCAACAGGCGCTGGACCAACTGAGGCAACTGGCTTCCGGGAGCTTCGCTTTCAAGCTTGTCACCTGAGTTAGCTTCTGACTTTGTGTCGCCAGGACGAGCACCGGCGATTGCGTCCGGCAACGTGTCCGGCGTGATGACTGGCATGACGGTGTCCAGCACGCAGCGGCGAATCACCGCGCGAAGCTGACGGACGTTGCCTGGCCAGTCGTAGACCGTCAACAGATCAACGGCCTCGGGTGACAAACCTTCCAAATCGGGTTTGTTGAATTCAATCTTGGCTTGTGCAAGGAAGAATCGGATCAACGCTGGGACGTCACTCAGTCGATCCCGCAGTGGCGGAAGTTCGATGGTGACTCCGTTGAGGCGATACAGCAAATCCTCGCGGTAGTCGCCGTCTTCGACCATCTGTTCCAGCGGACGGTTTGTCGCGGCGATGATGCGCACGTTGGTTGTCAGCTCTTTGTTGCCACCGACTCGCTCGAACCGTTGCTCTTGAAGGACTCGAAGGACCTTGGCTTGAACGGACGGTGCCATGTCGCCAATTTCGTCCAAGAACAGCGTTCCACCGTTGCATTGTTCGAACTTACCGATTCGTCGAGACTCGGCACCGGTGAAGGCGCCTTTCTCGTGACCGAACAATTCGCTCTCGAGCAAGTTGTCTGGCAAGGCGGCACAGTTGACGGCGAGGAAGGTTTCCTCGCTGCGGTGGCTGTATTGAAACAGTGCTCTGGCGACGAGTTCTTTCCCAGTTCCGCTTTCTCCGCGGACCAAGATCGGCACGTCTTGCTTGGCAACCTTCCCGACTGCTTTGAAAACATCCAGCATGACTGGCGAGCGACCGATGAACAGCTCAGCAGATTGGTCTCCACCTTCGTCATCCGCTGAGATCGCGACGGGAACGCTGCTGATTTGTCGCTGTTCGATCGCTTTCTCAACGAGATCTCGAAGCGATTCGACGTTCAACGGTTTCGCGATGTAATCAAACGCGCCCAGCTGCATCGCTTCGATCGCGGTTTTGCTGGCCGCCTCGACTGTCATGAAGATCACTGGGATCCGTCGGTCGTGTTCGCGAATCTCGCAGTAAACGGCAAGCCCGTTCTGGTCGGGGAGCTGAATGTCCAGCAGCACGGCATCAAAGTCGCCTTGGCGAAGTTGCCCCAAACCGTCGGCCGCATTCGCCGCGACAGATACATCGGCGATCGGAGCCAAGGCTTTCTCGGTGAGAGCCAAGATGGTTCGGTCGTCATCGATGACGAGGAGGTTGGGCATGGATTTCGACCACTTTGAACGGGGTGCGGATTGGACCCCCGTCTCTACGTGAGGGGCGTGA
This genomic window from Rhodopirellula bahusiensis contains:
- a CDS encoding sigma-54-dependent transcriptional regulator, yielding MPNLLVIDDDRTILALTEKALAPIADVSVAANAADGLGQLRQGDFDAVLLDIQLPDQNGLAVYCEIREHDRRIPVIFMTVEAASKTAIEAMQLGAFDYIAKPLNVESLRDLVEKAIEQRQISSVPVAISADDEGGDQSAELFIGRSPVMLDVFKAVGKVAKQDVPILVRGESGTGKELVARALFQYSHRSEETFLAVNCAALPDNLLESELFGHEKGAFTGAESRRIGKFEQCNGGTLFLDEIGDMAPSVQAKVLRVLQEQRFERVGGNKELTTNVRIIAATNRPLEQMVEDGDYREDLLYRLNGVTIELPPLRDRLSDVPALIRFFLAQAKIEFNKPDLEGLSPEAVDLLTVYDWPGNVRQLRAVIRRCVLDTVMPVITPDTLPDAIAGARPGDTKSEANSGDKLESEAPGSQLPQLVQRLLKEKSTNVYGESMEYMERFVILQVLQSTDGNQSQAAEILGITRGKLRDRINSYNIVLKSDVAVESRIDNHWPPIIRRRVVDARHKVCRPAISTNSPRLLPAIGIRSIHLPHQPSNERRPTETLRRCSSASRRR